GCGATAAAGGGGGGAACGATGCGTTTGATACTGTCCGCTGTCCTGTTCGTGATGGGGCTGTTCTACCTTTTCGTGGGCGCCGGATTCATCGTCAATCCGGTCGCGGCCGGCATCGATTTCGGACTGACCGGCGATGGCGCGAAAGGCCTCTCGACCATGAGGGCCGACATGACCGCCTTCTTCTATGTCGGGGGCGGTGCCATGATCTGGGGCGCATGGAAACGGCGCGGCGACCCGTTGCTGGTTTCGGCGGCCCTGTTCGCCATCGCCTTCATCGGTCGCCTCGTCAGCTATTTCGCGGACGGACCCTACCCTGCATGGACGGGACCGATGCTGATCGAACTGGTGACCGTCGTCGTCTGTCTGGCGGCGTGGTGGATCCTTCCCGATCGCAAACCGGCGGGCGACCTGCTGCGTCAGGACCGGTCCGGGTTCTAGCCGACCCAGCCCAGTGCCAGCGCGCCGGCAACGGCGCCTGCGCCCAGCGCGGCTGATACGATGTAGCCGGCCCAGCCGCGCGACCTGGCCTCACGTTGCCGCCGTTCCCAGATGAGCTCGATCTCGGGCAGGGGCGCCGCCTCGGGCGCGCCGCCACGGGGCGGGAAGCGATCTTCCACCCGCCGCACCAGGTCCGGCAATCGCAGCAGGGTCGACAGGTTTTCCTTCACCGCATCGGCCAGCGCCGCCTCCGGCCCCAGTTCGTCGCGGATCCAGCTGCGGACATAGGGCGCGCTGACGTCCCACATGTTGATCTGCGGGTTGAGCGAGGTCGCGATGCCTTCGACCATCACCATCGTCTTCTGCAAGAGCAGCAGATGCGGCTGCGTCTGCATGTCGAAATCGCGGGTGATGGCGAACAGTCCGTCCAGCATCTGGCCAACCGACAACTCGCTCACCGGCTTGCCGCGCATCGGTTCGCCCACCGCGCGAAGGGCGGTCGCAAATTCGCCGACATCGTGGTGGCTGGGCACGTATTGTGCCTCGAAATGGATTTCCGCGACCCGGCGGTAATTGCCCGTCGTCAGGCCATAGAGGATCTCCGCCAGCCATTGCCGGGCACGCCGGTCGATGCGGCCCATGATCCCGAAATCGATCGCAGCAATGGTACCGTCGGCCTGCACGAACAGATTGCCCTGGTGCATGTCGGCGTGGAAGAAACCGCCGCTGATGGCCTGCGTCAGGAAGGCCAGCACCAGCCGTTCTGCCAGTTCGGCGGGATCGTGACCGGCGGCGATAAGGTCTTCGCGCCGGGATATCTTGATACCGTCGATCCACTCGACCGTCATCACCCGGCCATTGGTGCGATCCCAGTC
This is a stretch of genomic DNA from Erythrobacteraceae bacterium WH01K. It encodes these proteins:
- a CDS encoding DUF4345 family protein, whose product is MRLILSAVLFVMGLFYLFVGAGFIVNPVAAGIDFGLTGDGAKGLSTMRADMTAFFYVGGGAMIWGAWKRRGDPLLVSAALFAIAFIGRLVSYFADGPYPAWTGPMLIELVTVVVCLAAWWILPDRKPAGDLLRQDRSGF
- the ubiB gene encoding 2-polyprenylphenol 6-hydroxylase, coding for MTRPATHIWRLLKWGRTAARHGALRGIESDPNTPDPVRRLTRIARLGTIQPKSPDYAGAFREIGPAAIKLGQSLATRPDLVGDEAAQNLLSLQDNLPPVPFSEIEAAVAATFEQPLDTLFSEIDPDPVGAASIAQVHRAVTSDGRQVALKVLRPGIREKFARDIATYEWAAAHLEAMGGEAARLRPALTIANFKRWTNSELDLRREAASASELAEAMHGFEGFRVPAIDWDRTNGRVMTVEWIDGIKISRREDLIAAGHDPAELAERLVLAFLTQAISGGFFHADMHQGNLFVQADGTIAAIDFGIMGRIDRRARQWLAEILYGLTTGNYRRVAEIHFEAQYVPSHHDVGEFATALRAVGEPMRGKPVSELSVGQMLDGLFAITRDFDMQTQPHLLLLQKTMVMVEGIATSLNPQINMWDVSAPYVRSWIRDELGPEAALADAVKENLSTLLRLPDLVRRVEDRFPPRGGAPEAAPLPEIELIWERRQREARSRGWAGYIVSAALGAGAVAGALALGWVG